The Vicia villosa cultivar HV-30 ecotype Madison, WI linkage group LG1, Vvil1.0, whole genome shotgun sequence genome includes a region encoding these proteins:
- the LOC131596885 gene encoding uncharacterized protein LOC131596885 has protein sequence MDTPIDTVKEAKRNTHTYSFFREPLTVLEGLSSSMTAFCLKSFTDNYGNILTLLETVVETPPLQTLMQFYDPEMRCFTFQDYQLAPTLEEYSIILNLKIKGEVPFIDVPKEVNFRSNATALYLSIKEVSDNWKSNGGVSGFSLKFLVRKAKEEFEKKNWNAYNALLAVAIYGIVMFPNVPNFVDAAAVHIFMGKNPIPTLLADTYYAVHSRYEKRGGAITCCLQLLFIWFVSLLPSKGPFMKTRETLKWTHRIMSLTSYDIQWPKYRINVSEVIVGCGKFDNVPLVGTRGYINYNPVVSLRQLGYTLKDKPADHLIAETVYFEKGSDPEKLKEIIVAWKKIRKHNGAHLGKKESLALTPYVEWIVKRVGNLLLPYDRVAPLQKQPPLILSEFVLTKLYKDALVTNYRLHEREQETNLKFFEERDAKMRLMHQLKQVEGASSSQASVQRRPYELLKEDLHRKQYECLQLQGSESSLKRQKRDSDKQLAEERAKSARLEEELTRLRAQQRGDVGAHSITRRS, from the coding sequence ATGGACACTCCCATTGATACTGTCAAGGAAGCAAAGAGAAATACGCATACTTACAGTTTCTTCCGAGAGCCGTTGACCGTCTTAGAGGGTTTGAGTTCATCGATGACCGCTTTCTGCTTGAAGAGTTTCACGGATAATTATGGGAATATTTTGACTTTGTTGGAAACCGTGGTTGAGACACCTCCTTTGCAAACTTTGATGCAATTCTATGATCCTGAAATGAGGTGTTTCACGTTCCAGGATTACCAGTTGGCTCCGACATTGGAAGAGTACTCTATCATTCTTAATCTCAAGATAAAAGGCGAAGTGCCATTCATCGACGTTCCTAAAGAAGTGAATTTCAGGTCAAACGCtactgctctttatttgagcataaaagAAGTATCTGATAATTGGAAGTCGAATGGAGGTGTCTCAGGGTTTTCTTTGAAGTTCTTGGTGAGAAAAGCTAAAGAGGAATTTGAGAAAAAGAATTGGAATGCGTACAATGCATTGCTTGCTGTGGCTATTTACGGGATTGTGATGTTCCCAAATGTTCCCAATTTTGTAGACGCGGCCGCGGTACACATCTTCATGGGAAAGAATCCTATTCCTACTTTGTTGGCCGATACTTACTATGCCGTTCATTCCCGATATGAGAAACGTGGTGGTGCTATCACTTgttgccttcaattgttgttcatcTGGTTCGTCTCTTTGTTGCCCAGCAAAGGACCTTTTATGAAGACAAGGGAGACACTTAAGTGGACACACAGGATTATGTCACTTACCTCTTATGACATCCAGTGGCCAAAGTATCGAATTAACGTTTCTGAAGTGATTGTTGGGTGCGGTAAGTTCGATAATGTTCCTTTGGTTGGTACTAGAGGTTACATCAATTACAATCCCGTGGTATCCTTGCGTCAGTTGGGGTATACGTTGAAAGACAAGCCGGCAGATCACTTGATAGCGGAGACAGTCTATTTTGAGAAGGGGTCGGATCCagaaaaattgaaagagataATTGTGGCTTGGAAGAAGATCCGTAAGCATAATGGAGCCCATTTAGGGAAGAAGGAATCACTTGCTTTGACaccgtatgttgaatggattgtaaaacgggtcggaAACTTGTTGTTGCCATATGACAGGGTTGCACCacttcaaaagcaacctcctttgaTTCTATCTGAATTTGTGCTAACAAAACTTTACAAGGATGCTTTGGTTACCAACTACAGGTTGCACGAAAGGGAACAGGAGACCAACTTGAAATTCTTTGAAGAAAGAGATGCAAAGATGAGGTTGATGCACCAGCTCAAGCAAGTCGAAGGTGCAAGCTCAAGTCAGGCAAGTGTCCAAAGGCGTCCTTATGAGTTGCTAAAGGAAGATTTGCATCGCAAGCAATATGAGTGTCTACAGTTACAAGGATCAGAGAGTAGTCTCAAGAGGCAGAAGCGGGATTCAGATAAACAGCTAGCGGAAGAGAGAGCTAAGTCTGCTCGACTTGAAGAAGAATTAACAAGACTCCGAGCCCAACAGAGAGGAGATGTGGGAGCTCATTCTATTACCAGGCGATCCTAG